The sequence below is a genomic window from Deinococcus terrestris.
AAATCAGCTTTCCCTCACGCCCCGCGCTCCTGCCCTGGCTACAGCGCCAGATACGCTTCCCGCACCCCTGGGTCCGCGAGCAACTCGGCCCCACTGCCCTCCTTCACGACCTGCCCGTTTTCCAGCACGTAGGCCCGGTGCGCGAGCTTGAGGCTCAGGCCCACGTTCTGCTCCACCAGCAGGACCGTCACGCCCTGCTCGTTGACGGCCTTGAGCGCCCCGAAGACGGTCTGGGTCATCAGCGGCGAGAGGCCCAGACTGGGCTCGTCCACGACCAGCACGCTGGGGCGGCTCATCAGCGCCCGGCCCACCGCGACCATCTGCTGCTCGCCGCCCGAGAGCGTTCCGGCAAGCTGCCCCGCCCGCTCGCTGAGACGGGGGAACAGCTCGTAGACGTGCGTCAGCGTCTGCGCCTGCACCGCCCGCGCCTCCGGGCGCATCGCCGCGCCGAGTTCGAGGTTCTCGCGAACCGTCATCAGCGGGAAGAGTTCGCGGCCTTCAGGGACATGCCCCAGCCCTAGTCCCACGATCTGCGAGGGCGTGGCGCGGGTGATGTCCCGCCCCCCCAGCGTGATGCGCCCCGCCGAGGGTTTCACGACGCCGCTCACCGCCCGCAGCGTGGTCGTCTTGCCTGCCCCGTTCGCCCCGATCATGGCGACGAACTCGCCGGGCGCCACCCGCAGGCTCACGTCCCACAGCACCTGCACCTTGCCGTATCCGGCGGCGAGGTTCTCGATCACGAGATCCTGTCCCTGGGTGCGGCTGGCGGCCGGGTTTGTCTGTGTCGCCGTCATGCGTGCAGCCCCTCTTCCGTTCCTAGGTACGCCGCGACCACCTGCGGGTTGGCCGTAACTTCGCGGTAGGTGCCCTCCGCGAGCACCTGCCCCTGATCCATCACGACCACCCGGTCGGCCAGGTCGCGCACCACCGGCATGATGTGTTCAATAAACAGCACGCTGACCCCACTGTCCCGCACGCTGCGGACGAGTTGCACCGCCTCCTGCGCCTCCCCCGGCCGCAGCCCGGCCATCACCTCGTCCAGCAGCAGCACGCGCGGCCCGGTGGCGAGGGCACGGGCGACCTCCAGCCGCTTGTCTTGCAGCAGGGTCAGCTCGTGGGCCTCCTTGTCGGCGTGGGCGGCGAGGCCGGTGCGCTCCAGCAGGTCGTAGGCCCGCTCCCGCGCCTGCCCCAGCGTCACGCCGCGCTTGCCGAACAGTGCTCCCACCGTCACGTTCTCGTGGACGGTCATCTCGGGAAAGGGCCGCACGATCTGAAAGGCCCGGCCCAGCCCCGCGTGGCACCGCGCCTCCATCGGCTCCTGGCTCACGTCCCGCCCCAGCAGGTGCAGCCGCCCCGACGTGGGCCGGTACACCCCCGAGAGCAGGTTCAGCAGCGTGGTCTTGCCCGCCCCGTTCGGCCCGATCACCGCCAGAATCTCGCCGTCGTACTGGCTGAAACTGACGTTCTGCACGGCGAGGAGGCCGCCGAACCTCTTGCTGAGCCCCTCGGCCCGCAGCACCTCGTCCGCCCGGCTGGGGACTGGCGACTGGTGACTGGCGACTGCTGTCATACGTCCCCCCCGTGCTTGCCCCGCTTGAACAGCCCCATCAACCCGCGCGGCAGCCACAGGATGCTCAGCATCAGCACCAGCCCGTAGACCACCAGGTACCCGGTCTTGATGTAGTTGTGCAGGATTTCCTCGGCCACGCGCAGCACCGTCGCCCCCAGGATCGGCCCCAGCGTGGTGTACAGCCCCCCGAAGATGGAAGTCGTAAGCGGCGCGATGGAGTTGGCGAGGCTGAAGGTTTCCAGCGGGTTGATGAAAAAGGTCTTGCCCGCGTACAGCACGCCGCCCAGCGCCGCCAGGAACGACGAGATGAAAAAGGCCAGCAGCTTGTACTTCACGATGCTGACCCCCAGCACCCGCGCGGTTTCCTCGCCCTGCCGGATCGCGGCGAAGGCGTGGTGCAGCCGCGAGCGCCGGATGGCGAGGCTGACCAGCGCCGTGAACAGCAGGATGCCGAACGCCAGGAAATACTGTGCCCGCGCGTTCCCGCCCAGCAGCGCCGGAACCAGCAACCCGTTCGCGCCGCCTGCCGTGGCTTCGGGCAGGTTCTGGATGATCGTCCGCACGACCTCGGTGAAGGCGAGGGTGGCGATGGCGAAATACATCCCGCTCAGGCGCATGGTCACCGCGCCCAGAATCAGCGAGACCAGCCCGGCGAGCAGTGCGGCGACCGGCATCGCCAGGAACCAGGGCAGCGCCTTGCTCAGCAGCGCGAAGCCGTAGGCTCCCAGCCCGTAAAAGGCGGCGTGCGCGAGGCTGACCTGCCCACTCCGCGCCAGGATGTCCCACGACAGCGCGAGCACCCCGGCGACCAGCGTGAAGAAGGCGATCTGAAGCAGGTACTCGGCCCGCTCGCCCAGCGGCAGGAACGGGAACACCAGCGCGAGCAGGAAAAAGAGGGCCAGCGGCAGCAGCGAACGCAGCGGCACGTCGGGACGGCGCACGACCGCCCGGCCCCCGTCCATCGCCCGGCTCATCTGGCCCCCCGGTACGAGCGGTAGACCAGCGTGGCGAAGATCAAGAGGAAGAACACCGCGTCACTCCAGCCGCCGCCGCCCGGCACGTAGGTCTGCACCAGCGCCTCCGAGACGCCCAGCACCACCGATGCCCACAGCACGCCGGTCAGGTTGCCCAGCCCCGCCATCACGATGATCGCAAAGGC
It includes:
- a CDS encoding ABC transporter ATP-binding protein, which translates into the protein MTATQTNPAASRTQGQDLVIENLAAGYGKVQVLWDVSLRVAPGEFVAMIGANGAGKTTTLRAVSGVVKPSAGRITLGGRDITRATPSQIVGLGLGHVPEGRELFPLMTVRENLELGAAMRPEARAVQAQTLTHVYELFPRLSERAGQLAGTLSGGEQQMVAVGRALMSRPSVLVVDEPSLGLSPLMTQTVFGALKAVNEQGVTVLLVEQNVGLSLKLAHRAYVLENGQVVKEGSGAELLADPGVREAYLAL
- a CDS encoding ABC transporter ATP-binding protein translates to MTAVASHQSPVPSRADEVLRAEGLSKRFGGLLAVQNVSFSQYDGEILAVIGPNGAGKTTLLNLLSGVYRPTSGRLHLLGRDVSQEPMEARCHAGLGRAFQIVRPFPEMTVHENVTVGALFGKRGVTLGQARERAYDLLERTGLAAHADKEAHELTLLQDKRLEVARALATGPRVLLLDEVMAGLRPGEAQEAVQLVRSVRDSGVSVLFIEHIMPVVRDLADRVVVMDQGQVLAEGTYREVTANPQVVAAYLGTEEGLHA
- a CDS encoding branched-chain amino acid ABC transporter permease; amino-acid sequence: MSRAMDGGRAVVRRPDVPLRSLLPLALFFLLALVFPFLPLGERAEYLLQIAFFTLVAGVLALSWDILARSGQVSLAHAAFYGLGAYGFALLSKALPWFLAMPVAALLAGLVSLILGAVTMRLSGMYFAIATLAFTEVVRTIIQNLPEATAGGANGLLVPALLGGNARAQYFLAFGILLFTALVSLAIRRSRLHHAFAAIRQGEETARVLGVSIVKYKLLAFFISSFLAALGGVLYAGKTFFINPLETFSLANSIAPLTTSIFGGLYTTLGPILGATVLRVAEEILHNYIKTGYLVVYGLVLMLSILWLPRGLMGLFKRGKHGGDV